From the Ruania alkalisoli genome, one window contains:
- a CDS encoding AzlC family ABC transporter permease — protein sequence MRSDRRTLDRLGVVNVAGSALRDPLVRGGLSMGLAVALIGIAYGALTVDGGLPVWLAPLLGLVVLAGASEMLFVGLAAGGTSPWLAMVAALLVNTRHLPYGMAVRRLLGRGWSRVIRTHVMNDESVAYGLAQRDPDRARRAYAIAGFSVLVGWPAGALAGGLLGRVIDQQVWGLDAVFPAVILALLLPALRESRLRLPVLVAAVVSVTAVAWAPAGLAPVLGLLALPLVLLRRWRHA from the coding sequence ATGCGTTCGGATCGTCGAACACTCGACAGGCTCGGGGTGGTGAATGTGGCCGGATCGGCATTGCGGGACCCGCTCGTGCGCGGCGGGCTCTCCATGGGTCTGGCGGTCGCCCTCATCGGTATCGCCTACGGCGCGCTCACCGTCGACGGCGGCCTGCCGGTCTGGCTCGCGCCGCTCCTTGGTCTCGTGGTGCTGGCGGGCGCCTCCGAGATGCTGTTCGTGGGATTGGCTGCGGGTGGCACCAGTCCGTGGCTGGCCATGGTCGCGGCCCTGCTGGTCAACACCCGGCACCTTCCGTATGGGATGGCGGTCCGGCGCCTCCTCGGGCGAGGCTGGTCCCGCGTGATCCGTACGCATGTCATGAACGACGAGTCGGTGGCCTACGGACTCGCCCAGCGCGATCCGGACCGCGCTCGCCGTGCCTACGCGATCGCCGGCTTCTCCGTGCTGGTCGGCTGGCCCGCCGGAGCCCTGGCCGGTGGGTTGCTCGGCCGGGTGATCGACCAGCAAGTCTGGGGGCTCGATGCCGTCTTCCCTGCCGTGATCCTGGCGCTACTGTTGCCCGCACTGCGTGAGAGCCGGTTGCGGCTGCCGGTGCTGGTGGCGGCGGTCGTCTCGGTGACAGCGGTGGCCTGGGCCCCGGCCGGGCTCGCCCCCGTCCTGGGGCTGCTCGCCCTCCCGCTGGTGCTGCTGCGGAGGTGGCGTCATGCCTGA
- a CDS encoding helix-turn-helix domain-containing protein, whose amino-acid sequence MPTANPARPANSGSPRTYVPSSETESVTEKFAEQLEAMAAATTERPALIGPHNEEIPLPREAFEILLQVYEAMKHGLAIHVAPLNAQLTTQEAANYLGISRPTLVKLLESGAIPFIKPGRHRYVRIDDLIAYAEQLRNERAAALDEMARDAEDDGLYDLLDGPPPKTR is encoded by the coding sequence ATGCCTACCGCCAACCCGGCCCGGCCGGCGAACTCCGGCAGCCCAAGAACCTACGTCCCCTCGTCCGAGACAGAGTCCGTCACGGAAAAGTTCGCCGAACAACTCGAAGCCATGGCGGCGGCAACCACTGAGCGACCCGCGCTCATCGGTCCTCACAACGAGGAAATCCCGCTGCCCCGAGAAGCCTTCGAGATCTTGCTCCAGGTCTACGAAGCGATGAAGCACGGCCTTGCGATCCACGTGGCCCCCCTCAACGCCCAACTCACCACCCAGGAGGCCGCCAACTACCTCGGCATCTCCCGGCCAACTTTGGTCAAGCTCCTGGAGTCTGGCGCCATCCCCTTCATCAAACCTGGGCGCCACCGCTACGTCCGCATCGACGATCTGATTGCATACGCCGAGCAGCTGCGCAACGAACGCGCGGCAGCGCTGGATGAGATGGCCCGCGACGCGGAGGACGACGGCCTGTACGACCTGCTCGACGGCCCGCCGCCGAAAACACGGTGA
- a CDS encoding carbohydrate ABC transporter permease — MATVTLDRPGTSPAPALRQDPRRGRKLAARIALYVAMIIAAAAIMLPFFWMVTSSLKTNNQVFSVPIQWLPDPVVWRNYLDIWAKADMLTWVKNTLILSVSVTFLQVLTGSFAAYGFSKLRFPGRDVLFLTYVATIAVPWQAYMIPQFIMLSKVGLSNTLWSILALQTFSAFGVFLMKQYYESIPEELSEAARIDGLSEYSIWRKIVLPLSGPAVATLTLLTFVNTWNDYLGPLIYLRDRDIWTIQIGLKSFVSQYNAEYALIMTGSVISVLPIALIFMLGQRYFVQGIATAGLKG; from the coding sequence ATGGCGACCGTGACACTCGACCGCCCGGGCACCTCCCCCGCCCCGGCGCTGCGTCAGGATCCCCGCCGCGGACGCAAGCTGGCCGCGCGCATCGCGCTGTACGTCGCGATGATCATCGCCGCGGCCGCGATCATGCTGCCGTTCTTCTGGATGGTCACCTCCTCGTTGAAGACGAACAACCAGGTCTTCTCCGTGCCGATCCAGTGGTTGCCGGACCCGGTGGTCTGGCGCAACTACCTGGACATCTGGGCCAAGGCCGACATGCTCACCTGGGTCAAGAACACGTTGATCCTCTCGGTGAGCGTGACCTTCCTGCAGGTGCTCACGGGCTCCTTCGCGGCCTATGGCTTCTCCAAGCTGCGCTTCCCCGGCCGCGACGTGCTGTTCCTGACCTATGTGGCCACCATCGCCGTGCCGTGGCAGGCGTACATGATCCCGCAGTTCATCATGCTCTCCAAGGTCGGGCTGTCGAACACGCTGTGGTCCATCCTGGCGCTGCAGACGTTCAGCGCGTTCGGGGTGTTCCTGATGAAGCAGTACTACGAGTCCATCCCGGAGGAGCTCTCCGAGGCGGCGCGCATCGACGGCCTCTCGGAGTACTCGATCTGGCGCAAGATCGTGCTGCCGCTCTCCGGACCGGCCGTGGCCACGCTGACGCTGCTGACGTTCGTCAACACCTGGAACGACTACCTCGGCCCACTGATCTACCTGCGTGACCGCGACATCTGGACCATCCAGATCGGTCTGAAGTCCTTCGTCTCGCAGTACAACGCCGAGTACGCGCTGATCATGACCGGCTCGGTGATCTCGGTGCTGCCGATCGCGCTGATCTTCATGCTCGGGCAGCGCTACTTCGTGCAAGGCATCGCCACCGCGGGCCTGAAGGGCTGA
- a CDS encoding helix-turn-helix domain-containing protein, translated as MEVLANMVQGLPREVIAASIHRERVRCGYSLTELARLANVAKSTLSQLEAGAGNPSLETMWALATALGVPLSQLIAPPRASVDVIRAGSGPSVQATDADYLATLLAACPPGARRDLFRITAEPGQPHLAAAHAAGTIEHVYIASGRVRLGPVGAEETLEAGDFITYNGTEPHTFEALDGPAHALLVSEQR; from the coding sequence ATGGAGGTTCTAGCGAACATGGTGCAAGGGCTACCACGCGAGGTGATCGCGGCCAGCATCCACCGGGAACGCGTGCGATGCGGCTACAGCCTCACCGAACTGGCGCGACTGGCGAACGTCGCGAAGTCCACGCTCTCCCAGCTGGAAGCAGGCGCCGGCAACCCGAGCCTGGAGACCATGTGGGCACTCGCGACCGCCTTGGGTGTGCCGCTGTCTCAGCTCATCGCACCGCCGCGGGCGTCGGTGGACGTCATCCGCGCCGGCTCGGGGCCCTCGGTGCAGGCCACCGACGCCGATTACCTCGCCACGCTGCTCGCAGCTTGCCCGCCAGGGGCGCGCCGCGACCTCTTCCGCATCACAGCCGAGCCGGGACAGCCACATCTCGCGGCGGCCCATGCAGCGGGGACGATCGAGCACGTGTACATCGCGAGCGGCAGGGTCCGGCTAGGACCGGTCGGCGCCGAGGAGACCCTGGAGGCGGGCGACTTCATCACCTACAACGGCACCGAACCCCACACCTTCGAAGCCCTCGACGGGCCAGCTCATGCGCTGCTGGTGAGCGAGCAGCGCTGA
- a CDS encoding AzlD domain-containing protein codes for MPELLTVVLAGLGLAVGTYAIRTTGGVAGELLESRPRVQALMEDGAVLVLASVMATAALTDGAAFAGYARVAGVALAGVLAWRGVPLPVVLVVAAASAAGLRALGVA; via the coding sequence ATGCCTGAGCTGCTGACTGTGGTGCTCGCCGGCCTCGGCCTGGCCGTGGGGACCTATGCCATCCGTACGACCGGTGGTGTGGCGGGTGAACTGCTGGAGTCCCGTCCGCGTGTGCAGGCATTGATGGAGGATGGAGCCGTCCTCGTCCTTGCCTCGGTCATGGCTACCGCCGCCCTCACCGACGGCGCAGCGTTCGCTGGGTATGCCCGCGTGGCCGGCGTGGCGCTCGCCGGTGTGCTGGCCTGGCGTGGAGTGCCGCTTCCCGTGGTGCTGGTGGTGGCCGCCGCCAGTGCGGCCGGGCTGCGCGCGCTGGGGGTGGCGTGA
- a CDS encoding DUF624 domain-containing protein, with protein MAGTGRGGQPARRRLLRMPSADTWETVIGVGYLVLGTNAMLLLATIPLLVLLVSTDPVTSWPALLGAGVLATPALTAAFAVFTHYSTTRGTEVIRTFWRSWARHLRRSLGLGLGLSLTAVVLVVDVLALWGSPWGAVLTPFFVVLFALAASTALLALVATVERPDARLRDVLRASLYLGVRRWYLTLASFAVFALLGGLFVIHPALAVGLAAAPLLYVTWGNSRYTLKPVLPTGSSIHV; from the coding sequence ATGGCGGGTACCGGGCGAGGCGGGCAGCCGGCGCGCAGGCGCCTGCTGCGCATGCCCTCCGCCGACACCTGGGAGACCGTGATCGGCGTCGGGTACCTGGTACTCGGCACCAACGCCATGCTGCTGCTCGCCACGATCCCGCTGCTGGTGCTGCTGGTCAGCACCGACCCGGTCACCTCGTGGCCGGCGCTACTGGGTGCGGGCGTGCTCGCCACGCCCGCACTCACCGCTGCCTTCGCCGTCTTCACGCACTACTCCACCACCCGCGGCACGGAGGTCATCCGCACGTTCTGGCGCTCGTGGGCACGGCACCTGCGCCGCTCCCTCGGTCTCGGGCTGGGCCTGTCCCTGACGGCGGTGGTGCTCGTGGTGGATGTGCTCGCCCTGTGGGGCTCACCGTGGGGTGCGGTGCTCACCCCGTTCTTCGTGGTGCTGTTCGCGCTGGCCGCCTCGACGGCGCTGCTCGCCCTGGTCGCGACCGTCGAGCGCCCGGATGCCCGGCTGCGTGACGTCCTGCGCGCCTCCCTCTACCTGGGTGTGCGGCGCTGGTACCTGACGTTGGCGTCGTTCGCAGTGTTCGCCCTGCTCGGGGGACTCTTCGTGATCCACCCCGCCCTCGCCGTCGGGCTGGCGGCTGCACCGCTGCTGTACGTGACCTGGGGGAACTCGCGCTACACGCTGAAGCCAGTGCTGCCGACGGGGTCTTCGATCCACGTGTAA
- a CDS encoding peptide chain release factor 3: protein MQADGTSLQDIAAEAHRRRTIAVISHPDAGKSTLTEALALHAQVIGEAGAVHGKGNRSGVVSDWLEMERKRGISITSAALQFAWGDLTINLLDTPGHADFSEDTYRVLTAVDCAVMLIDSAKGLEPQTFKLFEVCKRRNVPVIAFINKWDRPGREALELIDEITERLDRDPQLVTWPVGIGGSEFGLLDVASGEVHAYRKAPGGAQLAEDETLDPPAAAQHFGGDDARAREEAGLLPVLDSSAPKAAVMPILFGAALSNIGVRQLFETIDRWAPAPGDRPTRSGDDRPVIGAFSGFVFKMQAGMDPKHRDHVAYVRVCSGVFERGMILTHQPTKRAFATKYALSIFGRDREVTDRAYPGDVVGLVNAANLAVGDTLYDPEGPAVEFPPMPAFEPEHFASARVADPSASKKFRRGMDKLVQEGVVQRLVSDLRGDGNPILAAVGPLQFEVAADRMEHEFGARLILDTLPYSLARKIDEAGASEISGMHGVEIARRHDGTRLALLRDIYLARSIGRTHPDVTLTPLLADAT, encoded by the coding sequence ATGCAGGCCGACGGAACGTCGTTACAGGACATCGCCGCGGAGGCCCATCGCCGCCGCACCATCGCCGTCATATCCCACCCGGACGCAGGAAAGTCCACGCTGACCGAAGCGCTGGCCCTGCACGCCCAGGTGATCGGGGAGGCGGGCGCCGTGCACGGCAAGGGCAACCGGTCCGGCGTCGTCTCGGACTGGTTGGAGATGGAGCGCAAGCGCGGCATCTCCATCACCTCGGCTGCGCTGCAGTTCGCCTGGGGTGACCTGACGATCAACCTGCTCGACACCCCCGGCCACGCCGACTTCTCCGAGGACACCTACCGCGTGCTCACGGCGGTCGACTGTGCCGTGATGCTGATCGACTCCGCCAAGGGCCTGGAGCCGCAGACCTTCAAGCTGTTCGAGGTGTGCAAGCGCCGCAACGTTCCGGTGATCGCGTTCATCAACAAGTGGGACCGCCCCGGGCGGGAGGCGCTGGAACTGATCGACGAGATCACCGAGCGCCTCGACCGGGATCCTCAGCTCGTCACCTGGCCTGTGGGGATCGGCGGCTCAGAGTTCGGCCTGCTCGATGTGGCCTCCGGGGAGGTACACGCCTACCGGAAGGCGCCCGGCGGTGCTCAGCTCGCGGAGGACGAGACCCTCGATCCTCCGGCCGCGGCCCAGCACTTCGGCGGGGACGACGCCCGTGCCCGTGAGGAAGCCGGGCTCCTCCCCGTGCTCGACTCCAGCGCTCCCAAGGCCGCCGTGATGCCGATCCTGTTCGGCGCCGCGCTCAGCAACATCGGCGTACGCCAGCTGTTCGAGACCATCGACCGGTGGGCACCCGCTCCCGGTGACCGCCCGACGCGCAGTGGCGACGACCGGCCCGTCATCGGGGCCTTCTCCGGCTTCGTGTTCAAGATGCAGGCAGGGATGGACCCCAAGCACCGCGACCACGTCGCCTACGTGCGGGTCTGCTCCGGGGTGTTCGAACGCGGCATGATCCTCACCCATCAGCCCACCAAGCGAGCGTTCGCCACCAAGTACGCCCTCTCGATCTTCGGCCGCGACCGGGAGGTGACCGATCGCGCCTACCCAGGGGACGTCGTCGGGCTGGTGAACGCCGCCAACCTCGCCGTGGGAGACACGCTCTACGACCCTGAGGGGCCGGCGGTGGAGTTCCCGCCGATGCCGGCCTTCGAACCGGAGCACTTCGCCTCGGCGCGCGTGGCCGACCCGAGCGCCTCCAAGAAGTTCCGCCGGGGGATGGACAAGCTCGTGCAGGAGGGTGTGGTGCAGCGCCTCGTCTCCGACCTGCGCGGTGACGGGAACCCGATCCTGGCCGCGGTCGGACCGCTGCAGTTCGAGGTGGCCGCTGACCGCATGGAGCACGAGTTCGGTGCTCGACTGATCCTGGACACCCTGCCGTACTCCCTCGCCCGGAAGATCGACGAGGCCGGCGCTTCCGAGATCTCCGGGATGCACGGGGTGGAGATCGCCCGCCGCCACGACGGCACCCGCCTGGCCCTGCTGCGCGACATCTACCTTGCCCGCTCCATCGGCCGCACCCACCCCGACGTGACTCTCACACCGCTGCTCGCCGACGCCACCTGA
- a CDS encoding carbohydrate ABC transporter permease → MATTAVDAPAAPAPPPRRNRSRLTLRNTFIGWTFILPNFIGFAVLTLVPVVTLFYLAFTSWNAFGQANWIGLENFARLLTDGTFHTALINTGYYAVLHIPLTLAVSLGLALLLNHKMRGIAFFRTVAFFPYITSIVAIAVVWNMLFSPDSGPINQFLMALGIDNPPGWTTSATWSMPAVVLTSVWREMGYYMLLFLAGLQAIPRELYEAARVDGAHAIQRFWNVTVPSLRPTTFFVTVILTIQSFKVLDLILVMTDGGPGTSTLVLAQYIYRKGFEENDFGYASAVAVVLFFICLGLTVVQFLLNKRKEV, encoded by the coding sequence ATGGCGACGACAGCCGTGGACGCCCCCGCTGCACCGGCACCCCCACCGCGCCGGAACCGCAGTCGGTTGACGCTGCGCAACACCTTCATCGGGTGGACCTTCATCCTCCCGAACTTCATCGGCTTCGCGGTACTGACGCTCGTGCCGGTGGTCACCTTGTTCTACCTGGCCTTCACGTCCTGGAACGCGTTCGGGCAGGCCAACTGGATCGGCCTGGAGAACTTCGCCCGGCTGCTCACCGACGGCACGTTCCACACGGCGCTGATCAACACCGGCTACTACGCGGTGCTGCACATCCCGCTGACCCTGGCGGTCTCACTCGGCCTGGCGCTGCTGCTCAACCACAAGATGCGCGGGATCGCGTTCTTCCGCACCGTCGCCTTCTTCCCCTACATCACCTCGATCGTGGCGATCGCGGTGGTGTGGAACATGCTCTTCTCCCCCGACTCGGGGCCGATCAACCAGTTCCTGATGGCGCTGGGAATCGACAACCCGCCCGGATGGACCACCTCGGCCACCTGGTCGATGCCGGCCGTGGTGCTGACCAGCGTGTGGCGCGAGATGGGCTACTACATGCTGCTCTTCCTCGCCGGACTGCAGGCCATCCCACGTGAGCTCTACGAGGCAGCCCGGGTGGACGGCGCCCACGCGATCCAGCGGTTCTGGAACGTGACCGTGCCGAGCCTGCGGCCGACGACCTTCTTCGTCACCGTGATCCTGACGATCCAGAGCTTCAAGGTGCTCGACCTGATCCTGGTCATGACCGACGGCGGACCGGGCACCTCCACGCTCGTGCTCGCCCAGTACATCTACCGCAAGGGCTTCGAGGAGAACGACTTCGGCTACGCCTCCGCCGTGGCCGTGGTGCTGTTCTTCATCTGCCTCGGGCTGACGGTCGTGCAGTTCCTGCTGAACAAGAGGAAGGAAGTCTGA
- a CDS encoding ABC transporter substrate-binding protein translates to MKRTMLTGAAALAAAALTLTACSGGDDTAGGGEGDAGNAENVDTITLAGWSLATTPEFQVLADAYNEQNPDVTVELQEYDATEYDTQMIADLAAGSAPDMYVLKNLKNFVTYQDGGQLLDLSDIEVGDEVNGVDAYTVDGATYAIPYRQDAWYLYYNTDLFDQAGIDYPDGSWTWDDYAATAEELTEALGGDALGTYQHSWQSTLQGFANAQDPAADVLSGEWEYLVPWYERIVELQDAGAQMNFGAVTTNSVTYQSQFGTQQAAMMPMGSWYVATLLAQQESGDAEQFNWGFAPAPQLDSSTTDNPVTFADPTGIGINPAVDADVAAAAKDFLAFVASEDAASALAEIGITPAITNDAVTETYFSIEGVPTDELSQFAFSTHEVRPENPVSADTATLQNILSDAHSAILSGTVSPADGIAEAMDRAQSEVLG, encoded by the coding sequence ATGAAGCGCACCATGCTGACCGGCGCAGCCGCCCTGGCTGCCGCAGCACTGACCCTGACCGCCTGCAGTGGCGGCGACGACACCGCCGGAGGAGGTGAAGGTGACGCCGGCAACGCAGAGAATGTCGACACCATCACCCTCGCCGGCTGGAGCCTGGCCACCACCCCGGAGTTCCAGGTGCTGGCCGACGCCTACAACGAGCAGAACCCGGACGTGACCGTGGAGCTGCAGGAGTACGACGCCACCGAGTACGACACCCAGATGATCGCCGACCTGGCGGCGGGTTCGGCACCGGACATGTACGTGCTGAAGAACCTGAAGAACTTCGTGACCTATCAGGACGGCGGGCAGCTGCTCGACCTGTCCGATATCGAGGTCGGTGACGAGGTGAACGGTGTGGACGCCTACACGGTCGACGGCGCCACCTACGCCATCCCCTACCGCCAGGACGCCTGGTACCTGTACTACAACACGGACCTCTTCGACCAGGCCGGGATCGACTACCCGGACGGTTCGTGGACGTGGGACGACTACGCCGCCACGGCCGAGGAGCTGACAGAGGCACTCGGCGGAGACGCACTGGGCACCTACCAGCACAGCTGGCAGTCCACCCTGCAGGGCTTCGCCAACGCACAGGACCCGGCAGCGGACGTGCTCTCCGGTGAGTGGGAGTACCTCGTGCCGTGGTATGAGCGCATCGTCGAGCTGCAGGATGCGGGCGCCCAGATGAACTTCGGCGCTGTCACCACCAACTCGGTGACCTACCAGTCCCAGTTCGGCACCCAGCAGGCCGCGATGATGCCGATGGGCTCCTGGTACGTGGCCACGCTGCTGGCCCAGCAGGAGAGCGGCGACGCCGAGCAGTTCAACTGGGGCTTCGCTCCGGCCCCTCAGCTGGACTCCAGCACCACGGACAACCCGGTGACCTTCGCCGACCCGACCGGTATCGGCATCAACCCGGCCGTGGACGCTGACGTGGCTGCCGCGGCAAAGGACTTCCTGGCATTCGTCGCCAGTGAGGACGCGGCCTCGGCGCTCGCCGAGATCGGCATCACCCCCGCCATCACCAACGACGCGGTGACCGAGACCTACTTCTCGATCGAGGGCGTTCCGACCGACGAGCTCTCGCAGTTCGCGTTCTCCACGCACGAGGTCCGTCCGGAGAACCCGGTCTCGGCCGACACTGCGACGCTGCAGAACATCCTCAGTGACGCCCACTCGGCCATCCTGTCCGGCACGGTCTCCCCGGCCGACGGCATCGCCGAGGCGATGGACCGGGCTCAGTCCGAGGTCCTCGGCTGA
- a CDS encoding Ig-like domain-containing protein, whose translation MRIAARRMTRTLAVIAATAAVITGAIAPQAAGADTQDPPSSPDDTAVAPLAADVRVFDTWEEAHELLGPDCIDGSIVVPGDGGEYDNSIANARVQCDLTLDLRGFGWLPSLRMIVEPGNHFTITNTVGPGCDLDVMADPEAYPEDECSWLEAFEGIAVPLGAKLTVTGDIGVYARGLGRDAAIGGSTNHANTHAGEIEISGNATVRARAGDGAAIGGGFHRDIGDVQVSGNGGTVTITDQAYVLATSSTMVESAAVGGSNGGIGGSLTLGPDATLIAAGGATAIGGTWGSGDGIAVINGTLYTRTPIFDGDLIWDDGEFTVGPTGQILGSVEDPIGAGRIAGTGTIVNNGVIALTNVDPPSIITNHNYDVQFVRHPGTTDAEADEELTTRVYAPDFGSGYREIPVPEPGVLWMTEPDGGGAVLNESTQLTNYANDDGVVRIYEHVVGTTTSLAASSPIRDSGPVDGEPVRLLAVTTRDEQLGIVPLSGTVTFTAVDEAGVSRELGTTPVDIAGVATLDTSLPAGDYTLTATFESDEARYATSTSDELHRTVQKAPVRVLPLAEPPDGGWVYPGPVEISARFFAEIDPAACDSDPGSALCPAIETGTATRDGEAVEINDGVAHFEVSGLDAGEHTDTIEFTGDDHHLDASGTVTYEMSRASTVIDVDASAEAVAGDALPVAVSVSAEFDSSALTTLTTLTTSSASPSGTVELREGDPSGELIASATLDSEGAAQLAPVFDTPGTYHLVAVYTGTDNFSPVTSQPFVAHVTRTDSEEPDPGTEEPGVPDPDPQETDDSGDSGTAGSANDAPSELGRTGSDVLAWSIAALVMIGGGIAVVVAQRTRRQRR comes from the coding sequence ATGCGTATCGCAGCGCGACGAATGACCCGCACGCTCGCCGTCATCGCTGCGACCGCGGCGGTCATCACCGGCGCGATCGCTCCACAGGCCGCCGGCGCGGACACGCAGGACCCGCCATCCTCACCGGATGACACCGCGGTCGCTCCACTCGCCGCGGACGTTCGGGTGTTCGACACCTGGGAGGAGGCGCACGAACTTCTCGGCCCAGACTGCATCGATGGGAGCATCGTTGTGCCCGGCGACGGCGGCGAGTACGACAACTCCATCGCCAACGCCAGGGTGCAATGCGATCTCACCCTCGATCTGCGCGGATTCGGCTGGTTGCCCTCACTGCGCATGATCGTCGAACCCGGCAACCACTTCACCATCACCAACACCGTGGGGCCGGGCTGCGACTTGGACGTCATGGCTGACCCCGAAGCGTATCCCGAGGACGAGTGCAGCTGGCTCGAAGCGTTTGAGGGTATCGCCGTGCCGTTGGGTGCGAAACTGACGGTCACCGGAGATATCGGTGTGTATGCCCGCGGGTTGGGGCGCGACGCAGCCATCGGAGGCAGCACCAACCATGCGAACACCCATGCCGGCGAGATCGAGATCTCGGGCAATGCGACGGTCCGCGCCCGAGCCGGCGACGGTGCCGCGATCGGCGGCGGCTTCCACAGAGACATCGGCGACGTCCAGGTGAGCGGGAACGGCGGCACGGTCACCATCACCGATCAGGCCTACGTCCTGGCCACCAGCAGCACCATGGTGGAATCCGCAGCAGTGGGCGGATCCAACGGGGGGATCGGCGGCAGCCTCACGCTCGGCCCGGACGCGACGCTCATCGCTGCGGGTGGTGCCACAGCGATCGGTGGCACATGGGGCTCAGGGGACGGGATCGCCGTCATCAACGGCACCCTCTACACCCGCACCCCGATCTTCGACGGCGACCTGATCTGGGACGACGGCGAGTTCACCGTCGGCCCGACCGGGCAGATCCTGGGGTCCGTGGAGGACCCGATCGGCGCCGGGCGGATCGCCGGCACCGGCACCATCGTCAACAACGGGGTGATCGCGCTGACGAATGTGGATCCCCCGAGCATCATCACCAATCACAACTATGACGTGCAGTTCGTGCGGCACCCGGGCACCACGGACGCCGAGGCGGACGAGGAACTGACCACACGGGTGTATGCGCCGGACTTCGGTTCGGGCTACCGCGAGATTCCCGTGCCCGAACCAGGCGTGCTCTGGATGACTGAGCCGGACGGCGGCGGGGCGGTCCTCAACGAATCGACGCAGCTGACGAACTATGCGAACGACGACGGCGTCGTGCGGATCTACGAACACGTCGTCGGCACGACGACCTCGCTCGCGGCATCCAGTCCGATCCGCGACTCCGGGCCCGTCGATGGCGAGCCGGTACGGCTGCTCGCAGTCACGACGAGGGACGAGCAGCTGGGGATCGTTCCCCTCTCAGGCACCGTCACGTTCACCGCGGTGGATGAGGCCGGTGTCTCCCGCGAACTCGGCACCACGCCGGTGGACATCGCGGGCGTCGCCACACTCGACACCTCGCTACCGGCCGGTGACTACACCCTGACGGCGACGTTCGAGAGCGATGAGGCGCGGTATGCCACGTCGACCTCCGATGAGCTCCACAGGACCGTGCAGAAGGCACCGGTGCGCGTGCTGCCACTGGCCGAACCGCCCGACGGCGGGTGGGTGTACCCAGGTCCGGTGGAGATTTCGGCGAGGTTCTTCGCCGAGATCGACCCGGCCGCGTGCGACAGCGATCCGGGCAGCGCGCTGTGCCCGGCGATCGAGACCGGCACCGCAACGCGCGACGGTGAGGCCGTCGAGATCAACGACGGCGTCGCTCACTTCGAGGTCTCCGGCCTCGACGCTGGTGAGCACACCGACACCATCGAGTTCACCGGTGACGACCACCACCTCGATGCATCGGGCACCGTGACGTACGAGATGTCGCGGGCGAGCACCGTGATCGACGTCGACGCATCCGCGGAGGCCGTCGCAGGAGATGCACTTCCCGTGGCCGTCTCCGTGAGTGCCGAGTTCGACTCGTCCGCCCTGACGACTCTGACCACCCTGACGACGTCGAGCGCGTCCCCGAGCGGCACGGTCGAACTCCGGGAAGGCGATCCGAGCGGGGAACTGATCGCGAGTGCGACGCTCGACTCCGAGGGTGCCGCACAGCTCGCACCAGTCTTCGACACCCCCGGCACGTACCACCTCGTGGCGGTCTACACCGGCACCGACAACTTCTCGCCCGTCACCTCGCAGCCCTTCGTCGCGCACGTCACCCGCACCGACTCCGAGGAGCCGGATCCGGGCACCGAGGAACCGGGCGTACCGGATCCCGATCCTCAGGAAACGGACGATTCAGGCGATTCAGGCACAGCCGGATCCGCCAACGATGCTCCGTCCGAACTCGGCCGGACCGGAAGCGACGTGCTCGCGTGGTCCATCGCGGCGCTCGTGATGATCGGCGGTGGCATCGCCGTCGTCGTTGCCCAGCGCACACGTCGGCAACGACGGTAG